One window of Mauremys reevesii isolate NIE-2019 linkage group 4, ASM1616193v1, whole genome shotgun sequence genomic DNA carries:
- the CLEC14A gene encoding C-type lectin domain family 14 member A, whose translation MRGAIPLCVLLHASSVLCGAEQPRGNHTWCEGSGACYSVHLAQVPFGGAQEACAVRGGALSTASGEAEVRTILALLRVVAAEPGSWVFWLGLVRRQQQCTRMEWPLRGFSWLAGPQQAPQGEPKELDKWVKEPSKSCLTRRCAGLQVTAGRQDLEPWGWKERTCKGTTTQGYVCKYQYNGTCPAPRPQGARSLLYSLPYQLHSAALDFSPPGTELVVACAGPRGDVRLLCELGRGGYNWTGAGEQLCPCPSGYQSPSTGACMEPGDCTSAQGAFLCVCARGFLLGADKKSCVRPGHVAGSATAAPDPTLSAGGTVASSSSGAPSPPFSPQPSTAGEVQSSSSSPTYVFILVAMAVVTVVILVGAVLMVFKLCFTKSPSSASEAGKEPAPAAAPESDPEATTSSSENSLEAGGDTAERLQGEPSPEEEAPPGN comes from the coding sequence ATGCGTGGAGCGATTCCCCTGTGCGTCCTTCTGCACGCCAGCTCCGTGCTGTGCGGCGCTGAGCAGCCCCGGGGGAACCACACTTGGTGCGAAGGCTCGGGCGCCTGCTACAGTGTCCACCTCGCCCAAGTGCCCTTCGGCGGAGCCCAGGAGGCCTGCGCTGTGCGCGGGGGAGCGCTGAGCACGGCCAGCGGGGAGGCAGAGGTGCGGACCATCCTCGCCCTGCTGAGAGTGGTTGCAGCCGAGCCCGGCTCCTGGGTGTTCTGGCTCGGGCTGGTCAGGAGACAGCAGCAATGCACCCGGATGGAATGGCCGCTGCGGGGCTTCTCCTGGCTGGCGGGCCCCCAGCAGGCACCCCAGGGAGAGCCCAAGGAGCTGGACAAGTGGGTGAAAGAGCCGAGCAAGTCGTGCCTCACCCGGCGGTGCGCGGGGCTGCAGGTCACTGCGGGGCGCCAGGACCTGGAGCCCTGGGGTTGGAAGGAGCGGACCTGCAAGGGCACCACCACCCAAGGCTATGTGTGTAAGTACCAGTACAACGGCACCTGCCCTGCTCCGCGGCCCCAGGGCGCCCGCAGCCTCCTCTACTcgctcccttaccagctgcacagcgccgccctggacttcagccccccgGGCACTGAGCTCGTGGTGGCCTGCGCCGGGCCCCGGGGAGACGTGCGGCTGCTCTgcgagctggggcggggcggctacAACTGGACGGGCGCTGGGGAGCAGCTGTGCCCTTGCCCCTCCGGGTACCAgagccccagcactggagcctgCATGGAGCCCGGAGACTGCACCAGCGCCCAGGGCGCTTTCCTCTGCGTGTGCGCCCGGGGCTTCCTCCTGGGGGCCGACAAGAAATCCTGTGTGCGCCCCGGGCACGTCGCGGGCTCGGCCACAGCGGCACCCGACCCGACCCTGTCTGCGGGGGGGACTGTCGCCAGCAGCAGCTCGGGTGCGCCTTCCCCCCCCTTCAGCCCTCAGCCAAGCACCGCTGGGGAGGTacagtcctcctcctcctcccccacgtATGTCTTCATCCTGGTGGCCATGGCTGTGGTGACGGTGGTGATCCTGGTCGGGGCCGTGCTGATGGTCTTCAAACTCTGCTTCACTAAGAGCCCCTCCTCGGCCAGCGAGGCCGGCAAGGAGCcggctccagcagcagccccagagagTGATCCAGAGGCCACCACCAGCAGTTCCGAGAATTCCCTGGAGGCCGGGGGAGACACGGCAGAGAGATTGCAGGGCGAGCCCAGCCCGGAGGAGGAAGCTCCACCCGGGAATTAG